The Notolabrus celidotus isolate fNotCel1 chromosome 6, fNotCel1.pri, whole genome shotgun sequence nucleotide sequence GTCCCTTTTCATAAGGCTCCTTGTAAACCGGCATGCCCTCACTCTGAACACATTTGATGTCACCATGCTTGATTACTTCACctgttgataaaaacacatcaatgtGATTAACTCTTATTCTTTTTAATCAATTGACAGTACACACGCGTGTCTTTTTGCCTGTCCTGTAATTCAGCAGATCTTGAGCTGTTACCTGGTGATGAGTTGATGATGAGCGCTCTGTCGTCTAATGTTAAAACAGTCTTCTTGAAACCACACAGAGCCTCAGCGAGTTTGATCTTCATCTTCATTACCAAATTATCCTCTTGTCTCTGGAAAACAGCGTGCTCTTTCTGGTCCAGCACAATGATTACATCTCCGGGCTCCAATCCTGGTTCCTGGTCACCTTCTCCATGGAATGTGATTTTTTGACCATCTTTCATACCTGCGcatcacacatttacaggttaggGTGTGTTGAGAAGCTAGATTGGATTTTATATGAAAGAtctgaggaaataaaaaacataccTTTGTCAATGTGAACTTCCAGAACTTTCTTCTTGCGTTCCACTTTGTGTCCATTGCAGACTTTGCAGCGGTCCTTTGAGTTAAACTTCTCGCCCTGTCCCTGGCAGTCTGAACACATGCTTTGGGTCTGCTGAATCATTCCTGGCCCAATCTGTTGCACCTTTATTTGTACTCCTTTTCCTTTGCAGCTTGAGCACTTCTCTAAGGCACCTTTTTTACCACCATACcctgtcaaaacaaacaaaaaaacaggataATGTCACTTTCAGTACTATTTGGCAATTTGTTTTGTATATGGCATGAtaagaaagtacaaaaaaaagactCGTACCTTCACATTTCTCACAAATGACATTCTTCTGAAGTCCAAGCTTCCTTGTGGTGCCTGAATAAATTTCTTCCAATGTAACAGCAAGTTGGTGGACGACATTCTTTCCTTTGGGAGAAAGGGAAAGGTGAGTTTGAAGGTTGTATTTGAAtatattaaaacacaaaaatagccCTGTTGGTTAATTCGTAACATGTTATAAAATAAATCCtacctcttctctccctctgcatTCTTCCGCCACCTccaaaaaacatgttgaaaatgtcCGTAGCAGATCCTCCACTCATGCCTCCTTCTTTGATTGCTTGCTCACCTCCTTGATCATACAAGTCTCTCTTTTGTGGATCTGATAGCACCTCATATGCTTGAGATATAAGCTTGAACTGTGGacatgaaagacaaaaaatcATTAAGTTGATTTTGAAAATGGACACCATATAAAGCTTTCATAAGAAAATTAACCCGAATCAAGCCaagttgttttttatatatGATGAGAATTTTTTCGTGTATACttgttcattatttaaaaactttgatTCATCATTGTAGCCCTTTAAATTAAGCTTAAATAAGGGAACTATTCTGTTTGTCAAATGGCCTCCTATAACAAGAgtccacattttttaaaggggAGTAAATAACTGACATTTTACATGTTTTCCATTGCCAACACAGAGTCATTGAAATCAAGTAATACTAGGGTCAAATAATTCATAAATTGACATATTTATTAGTTTCAACAAAATCTAATAAGTTCTGTGTGTCTTAAAAATGAAAGATTTGTCCTCAAGAATATGCAAAACATTGACAAGGAAATCAATGGTTGAGGGGATAGGGTAATGATTATGGGGAATGTACAAAGATGGGTTAACAGATCTACTCCTTTGTTCTGTACAGAAATCTGAAacctacagtggccctgaaggacaaaacaattttttaaaacacttttacaaagttcgggacaaatttacattttgtaaaacatttttacattttataaaacaaaattacatcagcaaaacactttaacCAAGGccgaaacaaatttacatttaaggaaacaaatttacaaaagatgaaacacttttacaaagttggagacaattttacaaacgacggaacacttttaccgttaagtctgactccttttagcctgattCCGTTTAGCCTGatgctatgtggtctgaggccgtttcatctgaattctgacacacgatgaaggttttgtggagatatgacggagcttttctggagacatgatgctttttaatctgaggtctgacacctctctctgagacttgaggatgtcctaatatgtaaacaatgtccatctctgtttggtttctctccatcaaaacaaactaaatgagccctcactccatcacttcaggatcacttctggtatttggtacattccctttctgtaaaaatgaaatgttaatttgtttcagaaatggttaaagtgtttcatcttttgtaaatttgtttccttaaatgtaaatttactttggccttgttaaaagtgttttgctgatgtcattttgttttgtaaaatggaaaaatgttttccaaaatgtaaatttttctccaactttgtaaaagtgtttcatcttttataaaattagttttgtccttcagggccaccgtagcaaCCATCAATTTATGTTTCCAAACAGTCTGTAGAAGGATTACTTGATGAACGTTTGAGCATTGAAGATTTATTTAACCTCTCAGTGAATGGCCTccttattaattaattttatccTAAAATTGATGTCCCAATGACTACAAGTAATAACCTGTAGCATTACAACACAGTGAAGTAATCTTACTGTGCATGAACACAGGAGCCGAGTCTAGCTCTTTCTAGAGAGTACTTCACTCGACCAGGCGTGCAGTTTAAATATAGACGGGACATTCCGACGGTCCATAAAGGGCTACAGGGACCCCTAAGTCTGAACTAGTGCTGTGCCACATACTCACCCTCTCTCCTTCACTGGGGTTCTTGTCAGGGTGATATTTTAAGGCGAGTTTTCTGTAGGCTTTCTTGATTTCATCCGGTGAGGAGGTGGGACTGACGCCCAAGAGGTCGTAGAAGCCGGTTTCGTGAACCATGGTGACAAactacaacaaaagaaaatgaagcagCACATTGAAACACGCTAGCAGCAGGGACATAGCATGCTGTCACTCAGTTCTCGTCCACGAGGTGAACGACCAACTGTTACAGTACGCGAAGCAGCCACAAGAAAACTCACATTTACTACAGAAGACTGAGTTTCATTCAACACATAGGTCCGCTGAACTTCAGCTGTACACTGTGAATTATAATATGAACGAACATACAGAATTGAATGAAGTAGGCTATGTCCCGAACCGGGTAACGTGAGGAGAGGTGATCACGGAAAGCACATGTGGTTAACAGTTTCTCTCTAATATGACGTTTCGAGCTATGTTCATTAAAGCTGGAGTAAAACATATCCACAAATATACATATGTGAATTGTAATCATACTTTACTTACTTACCAGGTGTCCTTACTACGCTAGCGCTGCTCGAGTTTCCGACCGCACAGAAGGAAGATGGCTGGTTCTTATAGCGGCTCCACAGCGAGGAACATTCTGGAGAGCTCTGAGCCGAGGGGCCGGATGTTTTGTTGCTTGGGGCGAGAGAGTCAGGAAGAGGTAGATGAAAAAATCTGGGGCTGTGTAGAGGGTGGGGAGTACAGAAGAAGATTGAGGCcattgtaaaaaacaaaacaaaaaaacaattgaggtaaaaaaaaaaatgtaaattattataaatattcagAGAAAAACGTCATAATTCTgagtttgttctcagaattatgacttttatttcagaattatgacttttttttttttccagaattatgactttaatctcagaattctgacttttatttccacAGAAGTCTGACTATTatttcaaaattctgactttaatcttagaattctgactgtaatctcagaattttgactttaatctgataATTCtggttttttttcacagaattccgactttaatcccagaattctgacttcttttgttccacagaattctgactttcatttcataattctgattttaatctcataattctgactttaaaatgataattctgttttttttttaatctcataattctgactttaaaatgataattctgttttttttttaatctcataattctgacttttagtttcagaattctgacctttaaTTTCATAATTCctacttttttctcataattctgactttaatctcagaattcaggttttttttcttagaataataataacaataataattttttttaaatttccagtggccctaatcatCTTCCGTAGCGATGGGTGCAAGTGTTTCAGGTTACCTTTTTCTTAGTGTTATCAATCGAAAGTCTATAGGTTCTCAACATTATATTGGTTTTAAAGAGTGTCAGTAAAAACTACACCGTGTTAGCTATTGGAACTGTTACTTTGGCAACAGCAAAAGTAACAATCTAGAAAGTTTACTGAATTTCTTTCAGGTTTTAAGTTAGATTATTTAATGTACACTACCCATCaagagtttggaaacaccttctaattcaacgttttttatttatttcaattttttcttaatattttagACACTGTACATGAATACTggaggcatcaaaactatgaaataacatatggaattatttaattaacaaaaaagtgtttaacaaaccaaaatatgttttataattTAGATTCTTTTAAGTAGCCCCCTCTGCCTTGTGACAGCTTTGCATACTATTGGTATTCTTAcaatctgcttcatgaagtggtctcctggaatggtttctaattaacatgagccttgtcaagagtttaTTTGTAGAATTATTGCCTTTTTAATgagtttgagaccatcagttgtgttgttcagaggtaaggTTAGTATGCATTGACTACTATTGTAATCTATATTATGGCAGAGCCATATCAtttaatagtttt carries:
- the dnaja gene encoding dnaJ homolog subfamily A member 4, whose amino-acid sequence is MVHETGFYDLLGVSPTSSPDEIKKAYRKLALKYHPDKNPSEGERFKLISQAYEVLSDPQKRDLYDQGGEQAIKEGGMSGGSATDIFNMFFGGGGRMQRERRGKNVVHQLAVTLEEIYSGTTRKLGLQKNVICEKCEGYGGKKGALEKCSSCKGKGVQIKVQQIGPGMIQQTQSMCSDCQGQGEKFNSKDRCKVCNGHKVERKKKVLEVHIDKGMKDGQKITFHGEGDQEPGLEPGDVIIVLDQKEHAVFQRQEDNLVMKMKIKLAEALCGFKKTVLTLDDRALIINSSPGEVIKHGDIKCVQSEGMPVYKEPYEKGQLIIKFQVEFPEKHWLPEHLMFQLERLLPPRDDVMITDDMEEVELIEVDEQSQQKSYSREAYEEDEESPRGGVQCQTQ